One part of the Moraxella sp. FZFQ2102 genome encodes these proteins:
- a CDS encoding helix-turn-helix domain-containing protein has translation MTKYTIDFKLEVIDHYHNGLSCTQIANLFGIESSIVHNWVRLYQTHGIDGIRIRKSKASYSPEFKHTAVLLFIMNAVKKMRF, from the coding sequence ATGACCAAATACACAATTGACTTTAAACTTGAAGTCATTGATCATTATCACAATGGACTTAGTTGTACTCAGATAGCTAATTTGTTTGGTATAGAAAGTTCTATCGTCCATAACTGGGTGAGACTCTACCAAACTCATGGTATTGATGGCATTCGTATCAGAAAGAGCAAAGCTAGTTATTCACCAGAATTCAAACACACAGCAGTATTGCTTTTCATCATGAATGCGGTAAAAAAGATGCGATTTTGA
- a CDS encoding DUF1778 domain-containing protein — translation MRSSARINIRTTPHAKSTVEQACSMMGVSISHFMMTLAYEKSLELINSQLYWDPSDADKALMQDLMENPREPTPALQELMHTNLGVKDLT, via the coding sequence ATGCGATCATCAGCAAGAATTAACATTCGCACAACGCCCCACGCCAAAAGCACTGTAGAACAGGCGTGTTCTATGATGGGTGTAAGTATTAGCCATTTCATGATGACATTGGCTTATGAAAAATCCCTAGAGTTGATTAACAGTCAGCTTTATTGGGATCCAAGCGATGCCGATAAAGCATTAATGCAAGATCTTATGGAAAACCCAAGAGAACCCACGCCTGCACTTCAAGAACTCATGCATACCAATCTTGGTGTTAAGGATTTGACTTGA
- a CDS encoding GNAT family N-acetyltransferase, translated as MQFEHLNKHHDRQSFDCGNVQINSYLHRLAGQHHKKGISKVHVLAQGSEIIGFYTLSNLMINIKSKHYPNTVPAILIGRIGVSLNHQGQGFSKMLLTHALQKITKLSQDTGIVFVVVDAKDEKLAEYYTKFGFVRTEYPLRLILEVSTLHKTTPD; from the coding sequence ATGCAGTTTGAGCATTTAAATAAACATCATGATAGACAGAGTTTTGATTGTGGCAATGTGCAGATCAATTCTTATTTACACCGCTTGGCTGGTCAGCACCATAAAAAAGGCATCTCTAAAGTTCATGTATTGGCGCAAGGATCGGAAATCATCGGGTTTTATACCCTATCCAATCTGATGATCAATATAAAAAGCAAGCATTATCCCAATACAGTGCCTGCGATTTTGATTGGTAGAATTGGTGTGTCTCTCAATCATCAAGGTCAAGGATTTTCCAAGATGCTGCTTACTCATGCGCTACAGAAGATTACCAAGCTTAGCCAAGATACAGGCATTGTGTTTGTTGTGGTTGATGCTAAAGATGAGAAACTTGCGGAATATTACACCAAATTCGGTTTTGTAAGAACGGAATACCCCTTAAGGCTAATACTTGAAGTCTCTACATTACACAAGACGACCCCAGATTAA
- a CDS encoding transposase: MTKQRKQYSSEFKLEMVKLIEEQNQRVVDVAKQYDIGKSTLENWLKRYRLELQGKPLATGHALTPEQRELERLRKENAQLRLERDILKKASALLAQDSLLSR, encoded by the coding sequence ATGACAAAACAGCGTAAGCAGTACAGCAGCGAATTTAAACTAGAAATGGTCAAACTCATTGAAGAACAAAATCAGCGTGTTGTTGATGTTGCTAAGCAATATGATATCGGTAAATCGACTTTAGAAAACTGGCTTAAGCGTTATCGTCTTGAACTTCAAGGCAAGCCATTAGCCACAGGTCATGCCCTAACACCAGAACAACGAGAGCTTGAGCGTCTTCGTAAAGAAAATGCCCAGCTAAGACTTGAGCGAGATATTTTAAAAAAGGCATCCGCTCTATTAGCTCAAGACAGCTTACTATCCCGCTAA
- a CDS encoding IS3 family transposase, protein MEQLMGQYSISKAKLCQLFGICRSTYYVKQKPKLPTRKEIELRLWVKQAFDCSKGSAGSRSIAAMVSRAHQIKLTRYKARQLMRAQGLISRQSIKHRYRMADQAHTVHDNLLKRQFAPAAPNQVWVSDVTYIHTKAGFCYLAVVMDLYARHIIGFAMSDRPNSELTTKALAMAYTIRFQPTGVLFHSDQGSHYTSRTFADTIARCKMTHSMSRKGNCWDNAPTERFFRSFKTEWMPKHGYENIQEAKVDVVNYILGYDSQLRPHSFNNYLSPVEKERQFFNKTLLGVV, encoded by the coding sequence ATAGAGCAATTGATGGGGCAATACAGCATCAGTAAAGCAAAGCTGTGTCAGTTATTTGGTATTTGCCGAAGTACTTATTATGTCAAGCAAAAACCAAAACTACCAACACGCAAAGAGATTGAGCTACGCTTATGGGTAAAACAAGCCTTTGATTGCTCTAAAGGATCAGCAGGATCTAGAAGTATTGCTGCTATGGTTAGCCGTGCGCATCAGATTAAACTGACACGCTATAAAGCACGTCAATTGATGAGAGCACAAGGACTCATCAGTCGTCAAAGCATCAAGCATCGCTATCGTATGGCTGATCAAGCCCATACAGTGCATGACAACTTGCTTAAACGGCAGTTTGCACCAGCTGCACCCAATCAAGTATGGGTATCGGATGTGACGTATATTCACACCAAAGCAGGATTTTGTTATTTGGCAGTGGTGATGGATTTATATGCCAGACACATCATTGGCTTTGCCATGAGTGATCGCCCAAACAGTGAGTTGACCACCAAAGCATTGGCTATGGCTTATACCATACGCTTTCAACCAACCGGTGTGTTATTTCATTCAGATCAAGGATCTCATTACACCAGTCGCACCTTTGCTGATACTATTGCTAGATGTAAGATGACACACAGTATGAGCAGAAAAGGCAACTGTTGGGATAATGCACCAACAGAAAGATTCTTTCGAAGTTTTAAAACCGAATGGATGCCAAAACATGGCTATGAGAATATCCAAGAAGCAAAAGTAGATGTGGTAAATTATATCCTTGGCTATGACAGTCAACTCAGACCCCACAGCTTTAATAACTACCTAAGCCCTGTCGAAAAAGAACGACAGTTTTTTAACAAAACCCTCTTAGGGGTTGTTTGA